From a single Cherax quadricarinatus isolate ZL_2023a chromosome 9, ASM3850222v1, whole genome shotgun sequence genomic region:
- the LOC128686109 gene encoding uncharacterized protein translates to MTMKECWSPWYYYDNLKSASKACAATTIFFSVFSIIYICYCLDGGDSSQFFLPLFETDVDTTMKGAGGFMIVFYLVYIVFSILMIKGVSIELRGLILPWLTQNLLYILMIIAFALWLQASYYHYLLSVLWTCLYLLFAAAHIYMHRCVKSQYDIIKAAQAQNIEQLY, encoded by the exons ATGACCATGAAGGAGTGCTGGTCACCGTGGTACTACTATGATAATCTTAAGTCGGCCAGTAAGGCATGTGCAGCCACTACCATCTTCTTCAGTGTCTTCTCCATCATCTACATCTGCTACTGTCTGGATGGTGGGGATTCTTCCCAGTTCTTCCTGCCCTTGTTTGAGACTGATGTGGATACAA CCATGAAAGGAGCTGGTGGGTTCATGATTGTCTTCTACCTGGTATACATCGTGTTCTCCATCTTGATGATTAAGGGGGTGAGCATAGAGCTTCGAGGTCTCATTCTGCCCTGGCTTACACAGAATCTCCTTTATATCCTCATGATCATCGCCTTCGCTCTCTGGCTTCAAGCATCTTATTACCACTAT ctgttgtcagtgttgtggacCTGTCTCTACCTGCTGTTTGCTGCTGCCCAT ATATACATGCACAGATGTGTCAAGAGCCAGTATGACATTATTAAAGCAGCTCAGGCACAGAACATTGAGCAGCTGTACTGA